In Fluviispira sanaruensis, a genomic segment contains:
- a CDS encoding glutathione S-transferase N-terminal domain-containing protein, whose product MKLYYAKFASSLGAHVILEMLGIQYTASVVDLIKGENRTPDFLKLNALGNVPILLLDDGVILTENSAILQFLGDYKPELKLIPKAGTFERYKAIEWLGFITSELHKSINPIWLIDDYVSEDKARNELKNKFITLLKDKLKVAELRLDNKDYCLGSNFSVCDAYLLTILNSVRFLKIDISEFKNINYVYENIKNNIYVKNTLKIEGIVD is encoded by the coding sequence ATGAAGCTCTATTATGCTAAGTTTGCAAGTTCTTTAGGTGCTCATGTCATACTTGAAATGCTGGGGATTCAATACACAGCGAGTGTTGTTGACCTTATCAAAGGTGAAAATAGAACTCCCGATTTTTTAAAATTAAATGCTTTGGGTAATGTCCCCATTCTCCTTTTAGATGATGGAGTCATTCTCACTGAAAATTCAGCTATTTTACAATTTTTAGGGGATTATAAACCTGAGTTAAAACTTATTCCTAAAGCGGGCACATTTGAGCGTTACAAAGCAATAGAGTGGCTTGGTTTTATAACTTCTGAACTGCATAAATCAATAAATCCTATTTGGTTAATAGATGACTATGTGAGTGAGGATAAAGCAAGAAACGAGTTAAAAAATAAATTTATTACGCTTTTAAAAGATAAATTGAAAGTTGCAGAATTGCGATTAGATAATAAAGATTATTGTCTAGGGAGTAATTTTAGTGTTTGTGATGCATATTTATTAACAATTTTGAATTCAGTTCGTTTTTTAAAAATAGATATTTCTGAGTTTAAAAATATAAATTATGTTTATGAAAATATTAAAAACAACATATATGTAAAGAATACTTTAAAAATTGAAGGAATTGTTGATTGA
- a CDS encoding GTP-binding protein translates to MNSTKLPVTLLSGFLGAGKTTLLNHILNNRSNLKVAVIVNDMSEVNIDATLVKGTAASLSRTEEKLVEMTNGCICCTLREDLLIEIAKLSQTQKFDALIIESSGISEPMPVAETFTFEDENGKSLADFAELDACITVVDASQFLIDYCSSEYLNEKKIGLNEEDDRNISDLLIAQIEFSNIIIINKIDLVSKDEHEELNSIIRRLNPNAKIMTSINSNVPLNEVLSTNLFKFSDAEQNANWLLEERGAHTPETEEYGISSFVYKADKPFHPKRFWDFMNNESEGIIRSKGFLWLANSPKSLEYWSQAGSSCRVEQYGESDDLYQEVVFIGQNLEKNKIMEKLNSCLLSQEEMLIPEELWPVVYESDEIN, encoded by the coding sequence ATGAATTCAACTAAATTACCAGTCACTCTTCTCTCTGGCTTTCTGGGAGCAGGGAAAACAACTCTCCTGAACCATATTTTAAATAATAGAAGTAATCTAAAAGTAGCTGTCATAGTGAATGATATGAGCGAGGTTAACATCGATGCCACTTTAGTCAAAGGCACAGCAGCTTCACTTTCGCGAACGGAAGAAAAGTTAGTTGAAATGACGAATGGCTGTATTTGTTGCACTCTGCGTGAAGATTTATTAATTGAAATTGCAAAACTCTCACAAACACAAAAATTCGATGCACTGATAATAGAATCTTCCGGAATTTCGGAACCCATGCCTGTTGCAGAAACGTTTACCTTTGAGGATGAAAATGGCAAAAGTCTAGCAGATTTTGCAGAATTAGATGCCTGTATAACTGTTGTTGATGCATCACAATTTTTAATTGATTACTGCTCTTCAGAATATCTGAATGAAAAAAAAATTGGCTTAAATGAAGAAGATGATCGAAATATATCTGATTTATTAATAGCACAGATTGAATTTTCTAATATTATAATTATTAATAAAATAGATTTGGTAAGCAAAGATGAACATGAAGAACTCAATTCAATCATCAGAAGGTTAAATCCAAATGCAAAAATAATGACGTCAATAAATAGCAATGTTCCTCTAAATGAAGTTTTATCAACAAATCTTTTTAAATTTTCTGATGCAGAACAAAATGCAAATTGGTTATTAGAAGAGAGAGGGGCACACACTCCCGAAACAGAAGAGTATGGAATATCAAGTTTTGTTTATAAGGCGGATAAACCCTTCCATCCAAAAAGATTTTGGGATTTTATGAATAATGAATCTGAAGGCATAATTCGTTCAAAAGGCTTTCTTTGGCTGGCAAACTCACCAAAATCTTTAGAATATTGGTCACAAGCAGGGAGCTCATGCCGTGTTGAACAATATGGTGAATCTGATGATTTGTACCAAGAGGTTGTTTTTATCGGGCAGAATCTAGAAAAAAATAAGATTATGGAAAAACTCAATAGCTGTTTATTGAGTCAAGAAGAAATGCTTATCCCAGAAGAACTTTGGCCAGTGGTATATGAAAGTGATGAAATAAATTAA
- a CDS encoding BLUF domain-containing protein produces the protein MKKATNLHRVLYRSEQTQKFGEGELEKILSSAHKNNTDHNITGILIRRGIFFLQLLEGDIKNVVDIFSKIKRDLRHKNIEVLLNEGTDSRVFHKWTMGVIEDSSLSNLPELQKTIDAIIKQKEKDSNVKVIEILKLFTSSLKK, from the coding sequence ATGAAAAAAGCAACAAATCTTCATAGGGTATTATATAGGAGTGAGCAAACTCAAAAGTTTGGTGAAGGTGAACTGGAAAAAATATTAAGTTCTGCTCATAAAAATAATACAGATCACAATATCACAGGAATATTAATTCGAAGGGGGATTTTTTTTCTCCAACTTTTAGAAGGTGATATCAAGAATGTTGTAGACATTTTTAGTAAAATTAAAAGAGATTTGCGTCATAAAAATATAGAGGTCTTATTGAATGAAGGAACTGATTCAAGGGTTTTTCATAAATGGACTATGGGTGTGATTGAAGATTCATCTTTATCGAATTTGCCTGAATTACAAAAGACAATTGATGCAATTATTAAGCAAAAAGAAAAAGATTCAAATGTAAAAGTAATTGAAATATTAAAATTATTCACTTCAAGTTTAAAGAAATAA
- a CDS encoding DUF5522 domain-containing protein, translated as MYENNKQQELIEGVDFYFNEDGFMVFTQLFHIKRGYCCENDCKHCPYTVHPSVPFE; from the coding sequence ATGTATGAAAATAATAAACAACAAGAATTAATTGAAGGAGTTGATTTCTATTTCAACGAAGATGGCTTTATGGTTTTTACTCAATTATTTCATATAAAAAGAGGTTACTGCTGTGAAAATGATTGTAAGCATTGTCCGTATACTGTGCATCCCAGTGTTCCGTTTGAATGA
- a CDS encoding adenine phosphoribosyltransferase: MNIQNELLSIIQDVPNFPKEGVIFKDINPLLRDPVAMKKVIAEMVGFARELQVQNIVGIESRGFFFGLPLALQMNLPFIAARKKGKLPGIVVNESYNLEYGSDSIEIQKSALNIGERYLIVDDVIATGGTAKACSNIIEKSGAQVVGFSFLIELAFLRGRDLLQNSAYKFPIQSLINIT, from the coding sequence ATGAATATTCAAAATGAGCTTCTTTCTATTATTCAAGATGTACCTAATTTTCCAAAAGAAGGTGTTATTTTTAAAGATATAAATCCTTTGCTCAGAGATCCTGTAGCAATGAAAAAGGTCATTGCAGAAATGGTGGGATTTGCGCGTGAATTGCAAGTACAAAATATAGTTGGAATTGAAAGTCGTGGTTTTTTCTTTGGCTTGCCCCTTGCCTTGCAAATGAATCTTCCTTTTATCGCAGCGCGAAAAAAAGGAAAATTGCCTGGAATTGTAGTAAATGAATCTTATAATTTAGAATATGGATCGGATTCAATTGAAATTCAAAAGAGTGCATTAAATATTGGCGAGCGCTATTTGATTGTGGATGATGTGATAGCAACAGGAGGAACCGCAAAAGCTTGTTCCAATATAATTGAAAAAAGTGGAGCTCAAGTCGTCGGTTTTTCCTTTTTGATAGAGCTCGCTTTTTTGCGCGGAAGGGATCTCTTACAAAACAGCGCTTATAAATTTCCAATTCAGTCGCTTATAAATATAACATAA
- a CDS encoding carbonic anhydrase, whose translation MKKLINGITEFRKKVLPGYRDTFARLALGQSPDALFIACSDSRVVPNLFASTDPGDLFVVRNVGNLIPPCSRNGFSVGDESEAAAIEFSITQLRVSSIIICGHSECGAMQSLVKNRNAISSPNLRSWLQYGEPALQKMLDGFEINPGLQPHNQLSQINVLEQKIHLESYPIVQDLIKSGNLRICSWWFDIATADVYSYNDEKRRFVLLDDEEAARILAESSN comes from the coding sequence ATGAAAAAACTCATTAATGGCATTACAGAATTTAGAAAAAAAGTATTACCTGGTTACAGAGATACCTTTGCACGATTGGCTTTAGGGCAGTCACCAGATGCTTTATTTATTGCCTGTTCTGATAGCCGAGTGGTGCCAAACTTATTTGCGTCTACTGACCCAGGAGACCTGTTTGTTGTTAGAAATGTTGGAAACCTCATTCCCCCTTGCAGTCGCAATGGTTTCTCGGTTGGAGATGAGTCCGAAGCAGCTGCGATCGAATTTTCCATCACGCAACTCAGAGTTTCAAGTATCATCATCTGTGGACATTCTGAATGTGGAGCTATGCAATCGCTGGTTAAAAATAGAAATGCTATTTCATCTCCAAATTTGCGCTCTTGGCTGCAATATGGCGAGCCCGCATTGCAAAAAATGCTTGATGGATTTGAAATAAATCCGGGATTACAACCACACAATCAACTTTCTCAAATTAATGTGCTCGAACAGAAAATTCATTTAGAGTCATATCCAATTGTTCAGGATCTTATTAAAAGTGGAAATTTACGAATCTGCAGCTGGTGGTTTGATATAGCAACTGCAGATGTTTATTCTTACAATGATGAAAAAAGAAGATTTGTGCTGCTTGATGATGAAGAGGCAGCAAGGATATTGGCAGAAAGCTCTAATTAA